The Rhizobium brockwellii genome window below encodes:
- a CDS encoding ABC transporter permease, with product MSAEVEFAPSGFSAVEPPPRPVGNFAAAALRFGSLIAFAAILIIFSLTAPYFLSIGNIGNVLGQSAISGVLAIGLTIVLIAGGSNVVTGGIDLSLAANMGLSAAVYVSLTQLGYSDATAIAATILTGALIGTVNAIAVVYAGIVPLLATLAVMNVVAGLELVLTGNTVLPASTPFLSALSASDPFGIPVLAYVLLGFTAITTAIVQYTPLGLRLYAVGEFPDAARAAGLPLRRLLAGAFVASGVSGGIAGILSVSYLSGSTTGAGEMLLPVVVTALLGSVFSRRLVPTVTGTLLSALLVGFLVNGFQLLNISSTLVSGVQGVLILIVVSATTLLRRQEA from the coding sequence ATGTCGGCTGAAGTGGAATTCGCGCCTTCCGGTTTTTCCGCTGTGGAACCGCCGCCCCGGCCGGTCGGCAATTTTGCCGCTGCGGCATTGCGCTTCGGATCGCTGATCGCTTTCGCCGCCATTCTGATCATCTTCTCGCTGACCGCACCCTATTTCCTCAGCATCGGCAATATCGGCAACGTGCTTGGCCAATCGGCCATCTCCGGCGTGCTTGCCATCGGGCTGACGATCGTGCTGATTGCCGGCGGCTCCAATGTCGTCACCGGTGGCATCGACCTGTCGCTCGCGGCCAATATGGGCCTCAGCGCCGCCGTCTATGTGAGCCTGACGCAGCTCGGCTACAGCGATGCGACGGCGATTGCCGCGACAATCTTGACCGGCGCCCTGATCGGCACGGTCAATGCCATTGCCGTCGTCTATGCCGGCATCGTGCCGCTGCTGGCCACGCTTGCCGTCATGAATGTCGTCGCCGGCCTGGAGTTGGTCCTGACCGGCAATACCGTGCTGCCGGCTTCGACGCCCTTCCTGTCGGCGCTTTCGGCCTCGGATCCTTTCGGCATTCCGGTTCTTGCCTATGTGCTCCTCGGCTTCACGGCGATCACCACGGCGATCGTGCAATATACCCCGCTCGGCCTGCGTCTCTACGCCGTCGGTGAGTTCCCGGATGCGGCGCGTGCCGCCGGTCTGCCGCTTCGCCGGCTGCTCGCCGGCGCCTTCGTCGCCAGCGGCGTCTCCGGCGGCATCGCCGGCATCCTGTCGGTTTCCTATCTGAGCGGCAGCACGACCGGCGCGGGCGAGATGCTGTTGCCCGTCGTCGTGACGGCCCTGCTCGGCTCGGTCTTTTCGCGTCGGCTGGTTCCGACGGTCACCGGGACGCTGCTTTCGGCCCTTTTGGTCGGCTTCCTGGTTAACGGTTTCCAGCTGCTGAACATTTCGAGCACGTTGGTCAGCGGCGTCCAGGGTGTGCTCATTCTCATCGTCGTTTCCGCGACCACGCTGCTGCGCCGACAGGAGGCCTGA
- a CDS encoding ABC transporter permease, producing MSLQTPPPASIGLPRLIAGGLVRYGLILALVAVFAAFSVVTPTFLTPANLQSILVNNFTLLAIVSVAMTFAVASGGIDLSVGTAMDFASFAFVSLVLAGQPVAVAALAGLAAGAFVGAFNALLISAIGVSPFLATLGTLFIGRSVQQLLTNGGNPVYLPPNGVPEAFRFLGHGTIAGFPVPLAAAIVVIAAAAVVFARTRFGRVILSIGIQPGVVRYSGIAAPAHVAVTFILVGLIAAIAGLILTATVTTYIPSSGNAFLLNAIGATFIGTTLSPLGRPNVGGTVLGALLLSIVANGLLLTDLNFYWQQVGTGTLIFAVLALSFINRKAAGA from the coding sequence ATGTCGCTCCAGACCCCTCCCCCCGCCAGCATCGGCCTGCCGCGTCTTATCGCCGGCGGCCTGGTGCGCTATGGGCTGATCCTCGCCCTGGTTGCGGTATTTGCCGCCTTTTCCGTGGTCACGCCGACATTCCTGACGCCTGCGAACCTGCAGAGCATCCTGGTCAACAATTTCACACTGCTTGCCATCGTCTCCGTCGCCATGACCTTCGCCGTCGCGTCGGGCGGCATCGATCTTTCGGTGGGAACGGCGATGGATTTTGCCAGCTTCGCCTTCGTTTCGCTCGTTCTCGCCGGACAGCCGGTGGCGGTCGCCGCACTCGCGGGACTGGCCGCCGGAGCATTCGTCGGCGCCTTCAACGCGCTGCTGATTTCAGCGATCGGCGTGTCGCCGTTCCTCGCCACGCTCGGCACGCTGTTCATCGGCCGCAGCGTTCAGCAACTGCTGACCAATGGCGGCAATCCGGTCTATCTGCCGCCGAATGGCGTGCCGGAAGCCTTCCGTTTCCTCGGCCACGGCACGATTGCCGGCTTCCCGGTGCCGCTTGCCGCTGCCATCGTCGTCATCGCCGCTGCTGCCGTTGTTTTTGCCCGCACGCGTTTCGGCCGCGTCATCCTGTCGATCGGCATCCAGCCGGGCGTCGTGCGCTACTCCGGCATCGCCGCGCCGGCCCATGTCGCGGTGACTTTCATCCTGGTCGGGTTGATCGCGGCAATCGCCGGCCTGATCCTGACCGCAACCGTCACCACCTACATCCCCTCCTCTGGCAATGCCTTCCTGCTGAATGCGATTGGCGCGACCTTCATCGGCACCACGCTCAGCCCACTCGGACGGCCGAATGTCGGCGGGACCGTTCTCGGCGCGCTGCTGCTCAGCATCGTCGCCAATGGCTTGCTGCTGACCGATCTGAACTTCTATTGGCAGCAGGTCGGCACGGGAACGTTGATCTTCGCCGTCCTCGCCCTGAGCTTCATCAACAGAAAGGCCGCCGGCGCGTAA
- the glpK gene encoding glycerol kinase GlpK, which produces MSGYILSIDQGTTSSRAIIFDGDMKTVGSAQAEIPQYYPQPGWVEHDAAEIWRSVVDTVRRAITDAGIDAADIAAIGITNQRETAVVWDRGSGKPLHRAIVWQDRRTAEMCDSLKADGYEKLFSAKTGLLLDPYFSGTKLRWLLDNVDGLREKAEAGDVCFGTIDSWLIYNLTDGRVHATDATNASRTLLYNIDDGAWDEELLGILRIPAAMLPDVRECADDFGRVDKALFGAELPILGVAGDQQAAGMGNACFEPGMMKSTYGTGCFALLNTGRDRVSSSNRMLTTIAYRLDGETTYALEGSIFIAGAAVQWLRDGLGIIGQASEAGVLAARADPGQHVYIVPAFTGLGAPYWDPAARGAIFGLTRNSGPAEFARAVLESVAYQTLDLLVAMKKDWGVNQLETVLRVDGGMAASDWTMQCLADMTGNPVDRSAIRETTALGAAWLAGSKAGIWPGKRDFAQAWACDRRFSPSMDETERQGKIIGWKNAVSRMISDASAG; this is translated from the coding sequence ATGAGCGGCTATATTCTTTCAATCGACCAGGGCACGACATCGTCGCGCGCGATCATCTTCGACGGCGACATGAAAACGGTCGGCTCGGCGCAGGCGGAGATCCCCCAATATTATCCGCAGCCTGGATGGGTGGAGCACGACGCCGCCGAAATCTGGCGATCCGTCGTCGATACTGTGCGCAGGGCGATTACCGATGCCGGTATTGATGCCGCCGACATTGCCGCGATCGGCATTACTAATCAGCGCGAGACCGCGGTCGTCTGGGACCGCGGGTCCGGAAAGCCGCTGCACCGCGCGATCGTTTGGCAGGACAGGCGCACCGCGGAAATGTGCGATAGCCTGAAGGCAGACGGCTACGAGAAGCTGTTCAGCGCCAAGACCGGGCTGCTGCTCGACCCCTATTTCTCCGGAACAAAGCTGCGCTGGCTGCTCGACAATGTCGATGGCCTGCGTGAGAAGGCCGAGGCCGGCGATGTCTGCTTCGGCACGATCGACAGCTGGCTGATCTACAATCTGACTGATGGACGCGTGCATGCCACCGACGCGACCAATGCGTCGAGAACGCTGCTCTATAATATCGATGACGGTGCCTGGGACGAGGAGCTTCTCGGCATTCTCCGCATTCCGGCCGCCATGCTTCCTGACGTAAGAGAATGTGCCGATGATTTCGGCCGCGTCGACAAGGCGCTGTTCGGCGCGGAACTTCCGATCCTCGGGGTCGCCGGCGACCAGCAGGCGGCGGGGATGGGCAATGCCTGCTTCGAGCCCGGCATGATGAAATCCACCTACGGCACCGGCTGCTTTGCCCTGTTGAACACCGGCCGGGATCGTGTTTCCTCCTCCAACCGGATGCTGACGACGATCGCCTATCGGCTCGATGGCGAGACGACCTATGCGCTCGAAGGCTCGATCTTCATCGCCGGTGCCGCCGTGCAATGGCTGCGCGACGGCCTCGGCATCATCGGCCAGGCATCCGAGGCGGGGGTGCTTGCCGCCAGGGCCGATCCCGGACAGCACGTCTACATCGTTCCGGCCTTCACCGGCCTCGGCGCCCCCTACTGGGATCCGGCCGCACGCGGCGCGATCTTCGGTCTGACGCGAAACAGCGGGCCGGCGGAATTCGCCCGCGCCGTGCTTGAATCCGTCGCCTACCAGACGCTCGATCTGCTGGTGGCGATGAAGAAGGACTGGGGCGTGAACCAGCTGGAAACGGTGTTGCGCGTCGATGGCGGCATGGCGGCTTCGGATTGGACGATGCAGTGCCTGGCCGACATGACCGGAAACCCTGTCGACCGCTCGGCGATCCGCGAGACGACGGCGCTGGGCGCAGCCTGGCTCGCCGGCTCGAAAGCCGGCATCTGGCCAGGCAAGCGGGATTTTGCGCAGGCCTGGGCCTGCGACCGCCGCTTCAGCCCTTCGATGGATGAGACCGAGCGGCAGGGCAAGATTATCGGCTGGAAGAATGCCGTATCCAGGATGATTTCAGACGCCTCCGCGGGATAG
- a CDS encoding ABC transporter substrate-binding protein produces MRRHLLTTTAAVLLAMTGSAYAGMDEAKTFLDKEIGDVSTLSRADQEKEMQWFIDAAKPFQGMDIKVVSETLTTHKYESEVLAPAFTAITGIKVTHDVIQEGDVVEKIQTQMQTGQNLYDGWVNDSDLIGTHWRYQQVRNLTDWMAGEGKDVTNPGLDIDDFIGTKFTTAPDKKLYQLPDQQFANLYWFRYDWFNDEKNKADFKAKYGYDLGVPVNWSAYEDIAEFFTGRDVNGKKVFGHMDYGKKDPSLGWRFTDAWLSMAGNGDKGLPNGLPVDEWGIKVDENSRPVGSCVARGGDTNGPASVYSIQKYLDWLKAYAPPEAQGMTFSESGPVPAQGNVAQQIFWYTAFTADMVKPGLPVMNEDGTPKWRMAPSPHGVYWKDGMKLGYQDVGSWTLMKSTPTDRAKAAWLYAQFVTSKTVDVKKSQLGLTFIRESTIRDKSFTERAPKLGGLIEFYRSPARVQWSPTGTNVPDYPKLAQLWWQAIGDAAAGAKTPQEAMDSLCGEQEKVMGRIEKSGVQGDIGPKLAEEHDLAYWNADAVKKGNLAPQLKIENEKEKPVTVNYDELVKSWQSK; encoded by the coding sequence ATGCGAAGGCATTTATTGACGACGACAGCAGCCGTGCTGCTGGCCATGACCGGGTCGGCCTATGCCGGCATGGACGAGGCAAAGACTTTTCTGGATAAAGAGATCGGCGACGTGTCGACGCTCTCTCGCGCCGACCAGGAAAAGGAAATGCAATGGTTCATCGATGCTGCGAAGCCTTTCCAGGGGATGGACATCAAGGTTGTTTCGGAAACCTTGACCACCCATAAGTATGAGTCCGAGGTTCTGGCTCCGGCCTTTACTGCGATTACCGGGATAAAGGTCACGCACGACGTCATTCAAGAGGGTGACGTTGTCGAGAAGATCCAGACACAGATGCAGACCGGGCAGAACCTGTATGACGGCTGGGTCAACGACTCCGACTTGATCGGCACCCACTGGCGCTATCAGCAGGTGCGCAACCTGACCGACTGGATGGCGGGCGAAGGCAAGGATGTTACCAACCCCGGCCTCGATATCGACGACTTCATCGGCACCAAGTTCACGACAGCGCCGGATAAGAAGCTCTACCAGCTTCCCGACCAGCAGTTCGCCAACCTCTATTGGTTCCGTTACGACTGGTTCAACGACGAGAAGAACAAGGCCGATTTCAAGGCGAAATACGGCTACGATCTCGGCGTTCCGGTCAACTGGTCGGCCTATGAGGACATTGCCGAATTCTTTACCGGCCGTGACGTCAACGGCAAGAAGGTCTTCGGCCATATGGATTACGGCAAGAAGGACCCGTCACTTGGCTGGCGCTTCACCGACGCCTGGCTTTCGATGGCCGGCAACGGTGACAAGGGTCTGCCGAACGGTCTTCCGGTCGACGAATGGGGTATCAAGGTCGACGAGAATTCGCGTCCCGTCGGTTCGTGCGTCGCGCGTGGCGGCGATACCAACGGCCCTGCATCGGTCTATTCGATCCAGAAGTATCTCGATTGGTTGAAGGCGTACGCACCGCCGGAAGCTCAGGGCATGACCTTCTCGGAATCCGGTCCGGTGCCGGCGCAGGGTAACGTCGCGCAGCAGATCTTCTGGTACACCGCGTTCACCGCAGACATGGTCAAGCCTGGCCTGCCTGTTATGAATGAGGACGGTACGCCGAAATGGCGCATGGCACCGAGCCCGCATGGCGTTTACTGGAAAGACGGCATGAAGCTTGGCTATCAGGACGTCGGTTCCTGGACGCTGATGAAATCGACCCCGACGGACCGTGCAAAAGCCGCGTGGCTCTATGCACAGTTCGTGACCTCCAAGACTGTTGACGTGAAGAAGAGCCAGCTCGGTCTCACCTTCATCCGCGAATCCACCATTCGCGACAAGAGCTTTACGGAGCGTGCTCCGAAGCTCGGCGGTCTGATCGAGTTCTATCGTTCGCCGGCCCGCGTCCAGTGGTCGCCAACCGGTACCAACGTTCCCGACTATCCGAAGCTGGCTCAGCTTTGGTGGCAGGCTATCGGTGACGCCGCTGCCGGCGCCAAGACACCGCAGGAAGCCATGGATTCTCTTTGCGGCGAGCAGGAGAAGGTCATGGGCCGTATCGAGAAATCGGGCGTCCAGGGTGATATCGGCCCGAAACTCGCCGAGGAGCATGATCTCGCCTATTGGAACGCGGATGCGGTGAAGAAGGGCAACCTTGCGCCGCAGCTGAAGATCGAGAACGAGAAGGAAAAGCCGGTCACGGTCAACTACGACGAACTCGTCAAGAGCTGGCAGTCGAAGTAA
- a CDS encoding DUF2160 domain-containing protein — protein sequence MSFSLPDFSWMAWTWPTATFFVVIALLLIGMGVWEYAAPGGNPRIGILRFETTRGDRLFLSLLGSAFIHLAWLGLAGSSLWWALALSVVYAVGVFRYV from the coding sequence ATGAGCTTTTCGCTTCCCGATTTTTCATGGATGGCGTGGACCTGGCCGACGGCCACTTTCTTCGTCGTTATCGCATTGCTGCTGATCGGCATGGGGGTCTGGGAATACGCCGCTCCGGGCGGCAATCCCCGGATCGGAATCCTGCGCTTCGAGACGACGCGCGGTGACCGGCTTTTCCTTTCGCTGCTCGGCAGCGCCTTTATCCATCTTGCCTGGCTTGGTCTCGCTGGATCAAGCCTCTGGTGGGCTCTCGCTCTCTCCGTTGTCTACGCCGTTGGCGTATTCCGTTACGTGTGA
- a CDS encoding carbohydrate ABC transporter permease: MSASNETTASRKISGVTGVASGLSSDEVSRLMRRRGEESRWWWLVPTIYIIVLLLPIYWLVNMSFKTNAEIVNSLTLYPHNPTIANYVTIFTEKAWYSGYINSITYVVINMVISVAAALPAAYAFSRYRFLGDKHLFFWLLTNRMAPPAVFALPFFQLYSAFGLIDTHIAVALAHCLFNVPLAVWILEGFMSGVPKEIDETAYIDGYSFPRFFLKIFTPLIASGIGVACFFCFMFSWVELLIARTLTTTDAKPIAATMTRTVSASGMDWGLLAAAGVLTLIPGALVIWFVRNYIAKGFALGRV, translated from the coding sequence ATGAGCGCCTCCAACGAAACGACAGCGAGCCGAAAAATCTCAGGCGTTACTGGTGTCGCAAGCGGTCTCTCCTCCGATGAAGTCAGCCGTCTGATGCGCCGGCGCGGCGAGGAATCGCGCTGGTGGTGGCTGGTTCCGACGATCTATATCATCGTGCTCCTGCTGCCGATCTATTGGCTCGTCAATATGAGCTTCAAGACCAATGCGGAAATCGTCAATTCTCTGACGCTTTATCCTCATAACCCGACGATCGCCAATTACGTGACGATCTTCACGGAGAAGGCGTGGTATTCCGGCTACATCAATTCAATCACCTATGTCGTGATCAACATGGTGATCTCGGTGGCAGCCGCGCTGCCGGCGGCCTATGCCTTTTCCCGTTATCGGTTCCTTGGTGACAAGCATCTTTTCTTCTGGTTGCTGACGAACCGGATGGCGCCGCCGGCGGTCTTTGCCCTGCCGTTCTTCCAGCTCTACTCAGCCTTTGGGCTGATCGATACGCACATCGCCGTGGCATTGGCGCATTGCCTCTTCAACGTGCCGCTTGCGGTCTGGATCCTTGAAGGCTTCATGTCCGGCGTGCCGAAGGAAATCGACGAAACGGCCTATATCGATGGCTATTCGTTCCCGCGCTTTTTCCTGAAGATCTTCACGCCGCTGATTGCGAGCGGCATAGGTGTCGCCTGCTTCTTCTGTTTCATGTTCTCTTGGGTCGAGTTGCTGATCGCACGAACGCTGACGACGACCGACGCGAAGCCGATCGCTGCCACCATGACCCGTACCGTCTCTGCATCCGGCATGGATTGGGGCTTGCTCGCCGCCGCGGGTGTTCTGACCTTGATCCCAGGGGCGCTGGTGATCTGGTTTGTGCGCAATTACATCGCCAAGGGCTTCGCCCTGGGGAGGGTTTGA
- a CDS encoding carbohydrate ABC transporter permease, with amino-acid sequence MEKTWNNKAWFLVLPVLVLVAFSAVIPLMTVVNYSVQDTFGNNQFFWNGTDWFTEILHSDRFWAALQRNLIFSLIILALEIPLGIFIALNMPKSGIGVPVCLVLMALPLLIPWNVVGTIWQVFGRNDIGLFGYSLNAIGIDYNYVQDPLDAWVTIIIMDVWHWTSLVVLLCYAGLVSIPDAFYQAAKIDGASRWAVFRYIQLPKMKRVLLIAVLLRFMDSFMIYTEPFVVTGGGPGNATTFLSIDLVKTALGQFDLGPAAAMSLIYFLIILLLSWVFYTVMTSHDAEN; translated from the coding sequence ATGGAAAAAACCTGGAACAACAAAGCGTGGTTTCTGGTCCTGCCGGTCCTCGTGCTGGTGGCATTCTCGGCCGTCATTCCCTTGATGACGGTTGTGAACTATTCCGTTCAGGACACGTTCGGAAACAACCAGTTCTTCTGGAACGGAACGGACTGGTTTACCGAAATCCTGCATTCCGACCGTTTCTGGGCCGCCCTGCAGCGAAATCTAATTTTTTCGTTGATCATTCTCGCTCTTGAGATCCCGCTCGGTATCTTCATTGCGCTCAACATGCCGAAATCGGGCATCGGCGTGCCGGTGTGCCTGGTTCTGATGGCGCTACCACTGCTGATCCCGTGGAACGTTGTCGGCACGATCTGGCAGGTGTTCGGCCGCAACGACATTGGTTTGTTCGGCTATTCCCTCAATGCCATCGGCATCGATTACAACTATGTGCAGGATCCGCTCGACGCCTGGGTGACGATCATCATCATGGACGTCTGGCACTGGACGAGCCTGGTCGTCTTGCTCTGCTATGCAGGCCTCGTTTCCATTCCGGATGCTTTCTATCAGGCAGCCAAGATCGACGGTGCGTCTCGTTGGGCCGTATTCCGCTATATCCAGCTGCCAAAGATGAAACGCGTTCTTCTGATCGCCGTGCTGCTGCGTTTCATGGATAGTTTCATGATCTACACCGAGCCTTTTGTCGTCACGGGCGGCGGTCCCGGCAACGCGACCACTTTCCTGTCGATCGATCTGGTCAAGACCGCCCTCGGACAGTTTGACCTCGGTCCGGCCGCTGCCATGTCGCTGATCTATTTCCTGATCATCCTGCTGCTTTCGTGGGTGTTCTACACCGTCATGACAAGCCACGACGCGGAGAATTGA
- a CDS encoding ABC transporter ATP-binding protein translates to MARITLDHIRHAYGPNPKSEKDYALKEVHHEWNDGGAYALLGPSGCGKTSLLNIISGLIQPSQGRILFDGQDVTNLPTQQRNIAQVFQFPVIYDTMTVYDNLAFPLRNRGVAESDVDRRVREILEMIDLADWAKRRARGLTADQKQKISLGRGLVRSDVNAILFDEPLTVIDPHMKWVLRSQLKRLHKQFGFTMVYVTHDQTEALTFADKVVVMYDGEIVQIGTPAELFERPSHTFVGYFIGSPGMNFMPAKVEGRTVRVGEHALTLDYAPKTSAAAKVELGIRPEFIRVGREGMPVTVSKVEDIGRQKIVRAQFAGQPIAIVVPEDGDIPADPRVTFEPSGISIYADSWRAGPEA, encoded by the coding sequence ATGGCACGTATCACCCTCGATCATATTCGACATGCCTATGGGCCGAACCCGAAGAGCGAGAAGGACTACGCTCTCAAGGAAGTGCATCACGAGTGGAACGACGGCGGCGCCTATGCGCTGCTCGGGCCTTCGGGCTGCGGAAAGACCTCTCTGCTCAATATCATTTCCGGCCTTATTCAGCCCTCCCAAGGGCGAATTCTCTTCGACGGACAAGATGTTACGAACCTGCCGACGCAGCAGCGAAATATTGCGCAGGTATTCCAGTTTCCGGTGATCTACGACACGATGACCGTCTATGACAATCTGGCTTTCCCCTTGCGCAACCGCGGAGTCGCGGAGTCTGATGTTGATCGTCGTGTCCGCGAAATATTGGAGATGATTGATCTTGCAGACTGGGCCAAGCGGCGCGCGCGCGGTTTGACGGCGGACCAAAAGCAGAAGATTTCGCTCGGCCGCGGCCTTGTGCGCTCGGATGTGAATGCGATTCTCTTCGATGAGCCGCTCACCGTTATCGATCCTCATATGAAATGGGTGCTGCGGTCGCAGCTGAAGCGGCTGCATAAGCAGTTCGGTTTTACGATGGTCTATGTCACGCATGACCAGACGGAGGCGCTGACCTTCGCCGACAAAGTCGTGGTGATGTACGATGGCGAGATCGTGCAGATCGGCACGCCGGCCGAGCTCTTCGAGCGTCCGAGCCATACCTTCGTCGGCTACTTCATCGGTTCTCCAGGCATGAACTTCATGCCAGCCAAGGTGGAAGGCCGCACGGTTCGGGTCGGCGAGCACGCTCTGACGCTCGACTATGCGCCAAAGACTTCGGCAGCGGCCAAGGTAGAGCTTGGAATCCGGCCCGAGTTTATCCGGGTCGGCCGCGAGGGCATGCCTGTGACCGTGAGCAAGGTGGAAGATATTGGCCGGCAGAAGATCGTCCGTGCGCAGTTTGCCGGCCAGCCGATCGCGATCGTCGTCCCAGAAGACGGGGACATTCCGGCTGATCCCCGGGTGACCTTCGAGCCGTCGGGTATCAGTATCTATGCCGACTCTTGGCGCGCCGGACCGGAGGCTTGA
- a CDS encoding ABC transporter ATP-binding protein, with amino-acid sequence MLELRKAAKMVGGDYHIHPTDLAFERGTLNVLLGPTLSGKTSLMRLMAGLDRPTTGTIHFDGADVTGMPVQKRNIAMVYQQFINYPALTVYENIASPLRIAGKDAKIIDLEVRKAAELLKLGPYLDRTPLNLSGGQQQRTALARALVKNASLVLMDEPLANLDYKLREELRQELPRIFAQSGAIFVYATTEPSEALLLGGNTAALSEGRITQFGPTVEVYRHPLDLTTAKTFADPPLNFIDLIKSEGNFLRDGAVIFAVPPHLQNVPDGPATIAFHPHHLAPTAQTADSARLTARTQISEITGSESFVHLQFADTRWVMLAHGIHNIDPDTDLSVFIDTRHLMAFGADGRAITTARQRG; translated from the coding sequence ATGCTGGAACTGCGGAAGGCCGCAAAGATGGTGGGAGGAGACTATCATATCCACCCGACCGATCTTGCTTTTGAAAGAGGAACGCTAAACGTTCTGCTTGGGCCGACCTTGTCGGGCAAGACCTCGTTGATGCGTCTGATGGCCGGCCTTGATCGGCCGACGACCGGTACGATCCATTTTGATGGTGCTGATGTGACAGGTATGCCTGTCCAGAAGCGCAACATTGCGATGGTCTACCAGCAGTTCATCAATTATCCGGCATTGACGGTCTACGAGAATATTGCCTCGCCGCTGCGCATTGCCGGCAAGGATGCCAAGATCATCGATCTGGAGGTACGCAAGGCTGCCGAACTTCTGAAACTCGGGCCTTATCTCGATCGCACGCCGCTCAACCTCTCGGGCGGCCAACAGCAGCGCACGGCGCTTGCCCGTGCACTCGTGAAGAATGCGAGCCTTGTTTTGATGGACGAGCCGCTTGCCAACCTCGACTACAAGCTGCGCGAGGAACTGCGGCAGGAATTGCCGCGCATTTTCGCCCAGTCCGGCGCGATCTTCGTTTATGCAACGACGGAACCCTCCGAAGCCTTGTTGCTGGGCGGCAATACGGCAGCGCTCAGCGAGGGCCGGATCACCCAGTTTGGCCCGACAGTCGAGGTCTATCGCCATCCGCTCGATCTGACGACGGCGAAAACCTTTGCCGATCCGCCGCTGAATTTTATTGATCTCATCAAATCGGAAGGCAATTTCCTGCGCGATGGCGCTGTGATTTTTGCCGTGCCGCCGCATCTTCAGAATGTGCCGGACGGGCCGGCAACGATCGCGTTTCACCCGCATCATCTTGCACCAACCGCCCAGACGGCTGATTCGGCGCGGCTGACAGCACGGACACAGATTTCGGAGATCACGGGGTCGGAAAGTTTCGTGCATCTGCAATTTGCCGACACCCGCTGGGTGATGCTTGCCCACGGCATCCACAATATCGACCCGGACACGGATCTCTCCGTTTTCATCGATACGCGCCACCTGATGGCGTTCGGCGCGGACGGCCGGGCGATCACCACTGCCAGGCAGAGGGGCTAG